The Oncorhynchus clarkii lewisi isolate Uvic-CL-2024 chromosome 8, UVic_Ocla_1.0, whole genome shotgun sequence nucleotide sequence TGGGAAACTTCCATCTTCTCGTTTCATCCAGGATTGCATTTCGCCTTGGCTGCaaaatccatttaaaaaaaaatgaggcTAACTGATTTATGTTTAGTCAACTATTACATAGAACAAGGCTATGAAGAGAAGTGTACCTACATCACCTGCAATGTCTCCCTCAAAGAGATTTAGATCTGCTTCTGAAATATCAGGAAATAAACAAATCTATCACTCTCAGTAAAATAAATATTGCCAGATTTGTGAGATTATTGCACATATTATTATATAACTTCAGTAATGTTACAGTTTAACTGAGAGAGTGTAGCGAAAATTACCTGAATTGATATCAAGTATATCCTCTCGCAATTCACCTGCATCTGCATCACCACCTATTCGTTCAACAGAGAAACCATTCTGTAAGAACACAGAGCATTATCACACATACACCCTTATGCACGAGACGATCTAGAACTTACCATAACGTGTCGGAACAGCTTGCACCTACAACAAAAAGAGACACTGCAACATATAATTGATCAAATGTACAATTATAATAATTAAGTCAATTCCTTTCAATAACATAGGATGTGTGCCCTACCTTGAACACAACCAGAATTGCAATGAAAGCGGTGATCCTCCATGGCGCATTGACAGAGCCCATGTTTAATCTGGAGGAGTTGGATATGTGTTTATCTGCTATTGTAAACAGACCAATAAAGTCAGAGTCTGGATGAAACTTTGatctatacagatgtaggatcttaatttgaccaccaTTTTGTTGCTAAGAATTTTCTTGCACAGCAGGAATTGCAAAGCTATAAATAATGTATCCACTTTACAATATTGATTTGCTCTAATGGAAATGTATCAATCCCTACATAAATGTCCATTAATAATAATCCACATAATCATTTACATTTACTGTTGCTggaggattattttcctgttgtaACAAActtgctcaaattaagatcctacatctgtttaTAATGACTGTAATGATTAACATGAACTTAACACTTGAccatcacatctctctctctcactttgccGTTCAGTCAGATGTGTCTTGTCATATCTTCAATGATCTTATCTTGTAACCTTGGCAGATAAATATGTTATTGTGTTTTGGTACTATGTCAGCAACAGTTTCAAACATGATTTAGTGTTTTCGATTGAGTTTCTGACATGCACTTTTAGCATGCAGGTTTAAGTTTCTTAAATTTAAACCTATTTCAAAATGATTTTAATGTAAAACAAATAGTGTATTAATTGCAGTTGTGTTTTCTCCAGGTTTATGTATTTACTAGTCTTCATTTGTCCTGAGCTACATGGTGTTATTAAAGACAGGCAGAGTGGGTaatagtgtgtcagtgtgtttgaacatacagtgagctccaaaagtttGAAcgtatgtaacagtatagcttccgtccttctcctcgcccctacctgggctcaaaccagggaccttctgcacacatcaacaacagtcaccctcgaagcataaTTACCCATCGTCCCACAAAAGCCGCAGCTCTtccagagcaaggggaacaactacttcaaggtctcatagcgagtgacgtcaccgattgaaacgctattagcatgcaccccgctaactagctagctagtgagttcaaaagtttagggaacgtgatatatatttttaatggtGCTGTACTCCATCACTTTTGGAtatgaaattatacaatgacaataaggttaaagtgcagaccgttagctttaatttgagggtatttccaTCCCTGTCGAATAAACCGTTAAGCGATACAGCACaatttgtacatagtccccccgtTTTAGGGTACCAAAAGTAttaggacaaattcacttatgtgtattaaagtagtaaagaacgatgtatttggtcccatattcatagcacgtaacaactacatcaagcttgtgacaatacaaatttgttggatgcatttgctgtttgttttggttgtgtttcagattattttgtccCCAAAAGAAAGGAATGGTAAATAACGTAATGTGCCATTTTTTAGTTcaatttattgtaaataagaatagaatatgtttctaaacacttctacattaatgtggatgctaccatgattacggagaatcctgaatgaatcgtgaataatggtgagtgagaaagttacagatgcacaaatatcatacccccaagacatgctaactctTACCATTACAATaataggggaggttagcatttttttgggggtatgatatttgtgcgtatGTAACTTTCTCACTTATCATTATTCCCGATTCATTCagattaaagctgacagtctgtatatattattatattgttatttacaGTATGTCATTAATACTAATCATGGACATTCTTTCAAAATTATTGATATTATACTAATAAATCATATGTAATTTAGATAATGTAGATAATGAAAAAATGCTGGCAATTTTCTTTAATTATTAATTACctatttatttcttattcttgaAAATTTGTTGCAGCCCTCCCATATATGCAACATTTGTATTCAGATTTTTTGTCAGGATGACAGAAATGAAAGTATAGAAATGTGCCCTTAAATCAAAATAGGATGAGAGAGAACAATGTGGTGTCGTGTTTACATgtggtgttttttgttgttgttgtttggttAGTGTTGTAAAAATAATtgagtctgcactttaacctcacaaTCATTGTATCATCTAAAATCCAGTACAGAGCTAAAgcaacaacaaaatgtgtcactgtcccaatactctTGGAGCGCACTGTACATCCTTATCTTTTATTCTGGTTATGGGTGGCAGGGCAAATGATGGTTAACTGGTGAACAGACTAATGTTGGAGACAATACCTTGAATAGTTTGATTTTAATCCGTTAAAAGCTGCATGGAGGTGCATTTCACAGGCTACAAATGAACAAACCAGTATCCAGATGGAGGCCACAGACAGATTGTCAAGACAGTGTTTAACATTACAACTGACATATTTACTTGTATAGGCCTGCCAATGTTTACTTTCACTGCCTTTCTGTGAATGTTTGAAATAAAAAGAAAAGTGAACATTGACATTTAAAAATGCATAAATTCTGCATCTGATAGTTGTTCTGGACAGCCTCAGTCCTGACTCCGGAGCTGAACCGGAGACTTAATTGGAACTTCACTTTTGATCAGCGGAGTTAGATCtggaaatacaaaacaacagggGACATGTTTAACACAGTTTCAAGTGGTCCCCCAAAAAATCTCAGAGCCCTTTGAAAGTAGAGTCAGGCGCACCTTCAAACTCAACGAAGAGAATGAGGTCATCATTCTTCAGGTAGCTCCTACTATTGAGGTGGTAGTGGGAGAAGTAGGCATTCCAGCCCCAGGTCCAGCCATGATAACAGTCACAGGACGGGTCGTACGTCCCCATCTTGGACGGGTTGTCCCAGTACAATATGTTGGAGTCTGAAAGATTGTTATAAATAAGCAGATAATCTGCATATAGATTATGTGAAGGCAATTGTCCTGATTTATATTGAGGTCTTGTTATGCTGACTCATAAAAATGTTGGTAATGCTATGACGATTGTTTAACCTAAAAGCTTTAATCGCCACAATAATCTGagtgtgagagaaaaaaatgttATGTGCCCCTTTGAACCAACATTAGCCTGCCCCATACCTGGAATGAGATGAGTGGGACTGGTGGTGAAGCTGTAGGAGAAGGACTGCCTCTGCCTGACGTCAGAGTCCTGGTCCAGCAGTGTGATGGTGACCTGTCTGTTCCCTGCCGGCCACTCCAGGGCCTGGTCGTTCTCCCCGGTGCTCAGGTGGAAGAAGGCCCCAATGTACCCATCGTAGTAGGAGTTGGGTAGCAGCTGGATGCCAAAGGCGTAGCCCTCGGGGCTGTAGAAACGTGGGCTCTGGATGTACTCTCCTGTGGCGTAACTCTTCATGTACTCGCTGAAGTTCTTGATTCGCCATGTTCCACTGGGGCAGCGTGTCTCCGCTAATAAGAATAAGAATAAAGACAATAAAAACTTCATTCACATAGCACCTGTCATACACATCGAAGGGTTTTACAGTTACTTAAAATGTTAAGATAGAGTACCGTACCTAGGGTGATGTCATCCACCTGGATCCCCCCCAAGGAGTTGGCTGGGTCGCCCCTGATCCCCTGGAAGGCATAGCGGAACTTGGAGTCCATCGTCAAAGGAACGTGGGCAATCTTCCAGGAGTGGTCGTCATCACCTGTGAAAACAGATGCAGGGTAATGATCATTTTTAAGGTTGAACAGTACCTGTTGAAGCTATATTATGATGCTACAACGCATAGCACAGCCATGGTTTATCAGTTTATTGAGCATGGCTGCTCACCAGTTTTCTCAAGCCTACCTATGAAATTCCCAGCTGCAGTAGGGGATAAGACTTTGCCTTTAGCATCCTCCTTCCTGGTCCAGACCACCAGCTTGTCCTTGGAGCTTCCAGTCATCTTGTAGAAGAACTGCAAACACTGCAGATTCCTCTTGGGGTGCAGGACCCTGGATTCCAGAAAGGCTGAGTCGCCTGCCCGGCCGGTGTCGGTGTAGAAGTTCATGAAGAATCCTGCGTCTACACAGATCACAAACAAGATGTTATCATAGATGTGTTATGGTAAAATAGTCATGAATGCAATTCAGAATGGTTGATAAACCTGTGTCCACCCTTGCGATGTGTAGGGGCAGGAGTTTTTTTCTGGACAATGTCAGGGATCCTGACCCTAGTAATACTGTATGTTAACCCTACCTTTGCACTGGCCAATGAGAGTGTGGTCATGAGACCCTGGCTGGCTCATGGTGCGTACCCAGTCACCATCATCGTTACGGTTCTGGATCATCCCACAGGTGTTGACGGTCTCAAAGGCACACTGGTCCAACAAGGTCAGAGAGGAGGCTACAGGACAGACATCATACACAAGCACACTAAGCAAACTTAATCAGTTAAACACAAGTTAAACACAACATCAGCAGTTTTTTCTGGTCAAATCAAGTGATTAGGAAAAAAGTGATGGTCCTCCTGATCATGTGACCTGATCAGGAAAAACTCACAGCAGTTATACATCCTGTTGAGCCTCAGTAGATCCAGGCTGCTGAAGTC carries:
- the LOC139415425 gene encoding meprin A subunit alpha-like gives rise to the protein MSNWPHNRILSVTLPAQDLHIRLLHLRDNLRPATQTTDETEAFAIDADEVIRRDIPFVNSGLKTPVVEGDIALNPGRNALVDPAFRWKFPIPYILADSLDLNAKGVIFQAFEMYRLKSCVDFKPYEGEKSFIKFEKLDGCWSMVGDLQTGQQLSLGPSCDYKGTIMHELLHALGFYHEQSRTDRDDYVDIWWDQVLPGMDHNFDKYADDFITDQNTPYDYESIMHYGPYSFNKDPRYPTITAKDPEMTKVLGQYNDFSSLDLLRLNRMYNCSSSLTLLDQCAFETVNTCGMIQNRNDDGDWVRTMSQPGSHDHTLIGQCKDAGFFMNFYTDTGRAGDSAFLESRVLHPKRNLQCLQFFYKMTGSSKDKLVVWTRKEDAKGKVLSPTAAGNFIGDDDHSWKIAHVPLTMDSKFRYAFQGIRGDPANSLGGIQVDDITLAETRCPSGTWRIKNFSEYMKSYATGEYIQSPRFYSPEGYAFGIQLLPNSYYDGYIGAFFHLSTGENDQALEWPAGNRQVTITLLDQDSDVRQRQSFSYSFTTSPTHLIPDSNILYWDNPSKMGTYDPSCDCYHGWTWGWNAYFSHYHLNSRSYLKNDDLILFVEFEDLTPLIKSEVPIKSPVQLRSQD